Proteins co-encoded in one Pararge aegeria chromosome 19, ilParAegt1.1, whole genome shotgun sequence genomic window:
- the LOC120631859 gene encoding uncharacterized protein LOC120631859, whose translation MSVSNSNKSIKIDLNIGDQLTSISCGHIVVELIKFIAYQRLQIPYTYQWLKQVINKRKACEDLREGYQSERHFFVASTALSNLDFIIKSLLKEIDSHSIPEEICIILGASPFTCKEVYRLILPRACHKQQCHSSHIASDQKIQMNVFKTLVTSEKLSQIFFSTLLPTNMFIFIKKNILNNQDVVCLDTFVSVDGWKIPRSCKVVSLDFRTENVQNISCCNEFQIFGDAISKKVDRLNIEEEEPDFNEIESTDEARWFQSSYIMKGFKDCVVDGSSVTNTWLKS comes from the exons ATGAGCGTCTCAAATTCCAACAAATCTATTAAAATAGACCTAAACATAGGTGACCAATTAACTTCTATTTCTTGTGGGCATATTGttgttgaattaattaaatttattgcatATCAAAGACTCCAAATACCTTATACATATCAGTggttaaaacaagttattaacAAGAGAAAGGCTTGTGAAGATTTAAGGGAAGGATACCAATCTGAGAGACACTTTTTTGTAGCATCTACAGCATTAAGTAATCTGGACTTTATAATAAAG agCTTACTGAAAGAGATTGATAGCCACTCAATACCAGAAGAGATTTGCATAATTTTGGGTGCATCTCCATTCACTTGTAAAGAAGTATATAGGCTGATATTGCCTAGAGCATGCCACAAGCAACAGTGCCATAGTTCTCACATTGCATCTGATCAGAAAATACAAatgaatgtatttaa aacATTGGTGACATCCGAGAAGCTAAGCCAGATTTTCTTTAGTACTTTACTCCCCACTAACATgttcattttcattaaaaagaatattttgaacAATCAAGACGTAGTCTGCTTAGATACCTTTGTATCAGTTGATGGATGGAAAATACCACGAAGCTGTAAGGTCGTTAGTCTAGATTTTAGAACtgaaaatgttcaaaatatCTCCTGTTGTAATGAGTTCCAGATTTTTGGAGATGCGATCAGTAAAAAAGTTGACCGCCTAAATATCGAGGAAGAGGAAcctgattttaatgaaattgagtCAACAGATGAAGCAAGATGGTTTCAATCAAGTTACATTATGAAAGGGTTTAAAGACTGTGTAGTAGACGGAAGTTCTGTTACAAATACTTGGCTAAAGTCTtga
- the LOC120631858 gene encoding beta-1,3-galactosyltransferase 5-like: MTRKLIYIIVIALLTILIWIYRSSNFEFSNTVLVLTKNNVIKDTLIQPHNLTCNQSPFIVIIVTSYVGHVELRSAHRRAMPSTYLSKLNIIRVFLLARIPENEKYITQDAIRDESKIFGDILQGSFYENYRNLTYKHLMGLKWASSVCQNASYILKIDDDTVFNIIKTYDFLKGIPMADSNDFLMGYILNNTKPRRIQQNKWYVTWEEYSRNEYPAYLSGWYYIISPKIAAMISAEAIYHPFFWIDDIFVTGLLVESLGLKLKQLPKDYWLEYYELLECCIRDMIKKSIKCDYIVGPNGGRSNLIVEFNEAFANCQKWSNCTTRPKDHDLKKECVMFRDRTIFSDGQAEVHHINL; encoded by the exons ATGACcagaaaattaatatatataatagttatcGCCTTATTGACAATATTAATTTGGATTTACCGTAGTTCAAATTTCGAATTTAGCAACACAGTTCTcgtgttaacaaaaaataatgttattaaagacACTTTGATTCAACCCCATAATTTAACTTGCAACc AATCACCATTCATTGTGATAATTGTCACATCCTATGTAGGGCATGTTGAGTTAAGGAGTGCCCACAGGAGGGCAATGCCCTCCACATACCTTTCTAAGCTAAATATTATAAGGGTATTTCTATTGGCAAGGATACCTGAAAATGAGAA aTATATAACACAAGATGCCATCAGGgatgaaagtaaaatatttggTGATATACTGCAAGGCTCTTTCTATGAGAACTACAGAAATCTTACTTACAAGCATCTCATGGGTTTAAAATGGGCATCCTCGGTATGCCAAAATGCTTCCTATATACTGAAAATTGATGATGATACTGTATTCAACATAATTAAAACTTATGATTTCTTAAAAGGCATACCAATGGCAGACAGCAATGACTTTCTCATgggatacattttaaataatacaaaaccaaGAAGGATTCAGCAAAACAAGTGGTATGTTACATGGGAGGAATATTCTAGGAATGAATATCCTGCCTATTTATCTGGTTGGTACTACATAATTAGTCCAAAAATTGCAGCTATGATATCTGCTGAAGCAATCTATCATCCATTCTTTTGGATAGATGACATCTTTGTAACTGGACTGCTTGTCGAGTCACTTGGACTAAAGCTAAAACAATTACCAAAAGATTACTGGCTTGAATATTATGAGCTTCTAGAATGTTGCATACGTGATATgattaaaaaatcaataaaatgtgaTTATATTGTTGGGCCAAATGGTGGGAGAAGTAATTTGATTGTAGAATTTAATGAAGCTTTTGCAAACTGTCAAAAATGGAGCAACTGTACAACAAGGCCAAAAGACCATGATTTGAAAAAGGAATGTGTGATGTTTAGAGACAGAACAATATTCAGTGATGGACAAGCTGAAGTTCATCATATTAacttatag